Part of the Methanolobus chelungpuianus genome is shown below.
CGGTATTGCGGGACCCGGCATGACAAGGATGGAGGCGCATGAGCGCCTTGACTATGGAAAGCGTGCCGTAGAGGCTGCTGTCAAGCTGGTGCAGCGTCTTTGATAGAGAGGATACGTTTATATAGTTTGTAGTAGGGTAGGACTCTCCATGGCATCATCTAGGTTAAAAAGGGTGGAAGAATCCGCAACTATCAAAGTTGCGAACATGGCTACTAAACTAAGGCAACAGGGCGTGGACGTCGTCAGTTTCAGTCTGGGTGAGCCGGATTTCGACACTCCGCAACATATATGTGATGCTGCCTGCAATGCAATGTTCCGGGGCGAGACCCACTATTCGCCGTCCGCCGGCCTTCCCGATCTCAGGGACGCCATAGCCGAGAAGCTCAGGACGGAGAACAAGCTTGATGTAAAAGGGTCTGATGTGCTTGTAACTCCCGGTGCGAAGCAGGCGATCTTTGAGTTCATGCTTACGGTCCTGGATGATGGCGATGAGGCTATCCTCTTTGACCCTGCATGGGTATCCTATGATTCTGCGGTCAAGTTTGCAGGTGCCAACCCTGTATGGGTGCCCACTGATGCCACTGATGCTTTTAAGCCCCAGGACCTGGAAGAGTATATTACTGACAGGACCAGGCTTATAGTTGTCAACAGTCCGGGTAATCCCACAGGTGCTGTATATGACAGGCAGACCCTGAAGAACATTGCAGATATTGCGATCGACCATGACCTGCTCGTGCTCTCGGATGAGATATACGAGAAGATCATCTATGACAGGGAGCACCTGAGCATAGGCTCAATGGAAGGCATGCAGGACAGGACGGTTACAGTCAACGGCTTTTCCAAGGCATATGCAATGACCGGCTGGAGACTGGGCTACGTATGCGCCAGGCCCGATATATTCGAAGGCATGCTCAAGATACAGTCCCACTCTATCAGCAATACCACCACTTTCGTACAGCATGGAGGTATAGCAGCCCTCAGAGGCCCGCAGGAACCCATGGCTGAAATGGTAAAGGAGTTCAGGGCAAGGCGCGACCTGCTCATTGATGAGCTCAATGCGATGGGGATCAAATGCCAGATGCCGGGCGGTGCTTTCTATGCCTTTGCCGATGTAAGCGAATTCGGTGATGGTGACAGGATTGCTGAAAGGCTCCTCATGGATGCCCATGTTGCGGTGACGGCAGGTTCTGCTTTCGGGGAAAGCGGCCGCAACTTTATAAGACTGTCCTATGCAACATCCCTTGACCGGATCAAGGAAGGGCTTGCAAGGATAGAAGACGCATTGATTTGATCCGGCTTACATTTCGGCTTAGGCCGGTTCTGACGACTTGAAGGCCTCAGGGCGCATCCTCGTAGCGCTCTATGACTTTTTTAATTATTTTGCCGGTGCTGCACAGTGCACATGTCTTTGAGTCACTGATGCGTACGACCTTGGCATCAATACTGCGTTCACGGAGCTCCCTTTCGAGGCTTTCGGTATCAAAGGTCTGGTCATAGCCAAGAGCAATAATATCGGGCCTGATCTCCCTGATGGGTTCGAACATATCGCTTTCGCTTCCCAGCACCGCCCTGTCAACCACCTTGAGAGCACTTACCATCTTCAGCCTCTGTTCGTCCGGGATCACAGGCTTTGGCTTATGCCTTACCATGGAGCTTCTTGCAACTATCACATAAAGCTCGTCTCCCAGTTCACGTGCCCTGCTGAGATAGAGGACATGTCCCGGATGGAGAATATCAAATGTTCCTGTTGCAAGTACCTTTACCAAAAGATCACCTTCAAGATGCTGTCTATGAAGCAGGGCAGTTATAAAAAACACTCGCTGATAAGAAAGGAAGTCTGCTTCGGGACAAATATGGCCTGATACTAAAAAAGATTAAGCTTTTCAGCTTATTTCCTGATAACTCCTACGACCTTGAAATTGTCCAGGGAGTCGTTCTCATGGGGAGCTTCCATGTCAAGAGCCTCTGTCAGGTCCGTACCTGCTTCGTGTAACCCCATGTGTTCTCCCCCGTCCCAGAAATCACTGTCTGTCACGTCATATACCTTGCCGGAGTAGACTACATATGCCCTCTGGCCATTCCTGCCGTTATACTTTGCAACCTCTTCAAGCGTGAACTCTTCCATGTATTCACCACTTACAGATTTTCTTTATAGGATAATAGGCTTTTGGCTTCTTTACCGGATGTGGCATCCTCCTGAGCCGCCGGTCTTCTCGAAATACTGCTGGTGGTATTCCTCAGCGCGGTAGAATGCGCCCGCAGGAACGATCTCAGTGACAATGTCCCTCCTGTATTGTCCCGATTCCTGGAGCTTCTTTTTACATCTAAAGGCTGCATCCCTCTGTTCCTCATTGTGGTAGAACACTGCAGACCTGTACTGGCTTCCGATGTCCGGTCCCTGGCGGTTTGGTGTTGTCGGGTCATGCATGGCCCAGAAAAGCTCCAGCAGCTTTTCATAAGGGACCTCCTTCGGATCAAAGATGACTTCCACAGCTTCCGCGTGGCCTGTCTCACCGCTGCAGACGTCCTTGTATGTGGGATCAACAAAATCCCCTCCTGTATAGCCGACCTGTGTGTACTTTACACCTTTGACTTTCCTGAAAGTCGCTTCAACTCCCCAGAAACATCCTGCTGCGAAGGTCGCAACTTCGTTGCCTTCCTCGAGTAACTCTTCTCCTGATGCCATAGTATCTCCAGCTGAGCAGACAGGTGTTATCGAAAGTGACTTATATGCCATAACCTCAGTGCAAATGCCGCTGTCTGTGGAACGATAAGTATCCTGTCTTTGAATGTTGCCGTTTTCCCCGTTTTGGCATTCAATCGTGTTCTGGATAAATTTGGCTTCTATCTTGTATATACCTTTCTCACATCATTCCGGGGAGGCCCATTAGTTTTTTCATGGATGCGTAGCAATCCTGGAATATCCTCTGGTTACCTTCTAACTCGAGTATGTCAAAATCAAATATCTGCGCGAATTCCTCTACTTTTTCAT
Proteins encoded:
- a CDS encoding pyridoxal phosphate-dependent aminotransferase, whose protein sequence is MASSRLKRVEESATIKVANMATKLRQQGVDVVSFSLGEPDFDTPQHICDAACNAMFRGETHYSPSAGLPDLRDAIAEKLRTENKLDVKGSDVLVTPGAKQAIFEFMLTVLDDGDEAILFDPAWVSYDSAVKFAGANPVWVPTDATDAFKPQDLEEYITDRTRLIVVNSPGNPTGAVYDRQTLKNIADIAIDHDLLVLSDEIYEKIIYDREHLSIGSMEGMQDRTVTVNGFSKAYAMTGWRLGYVCARPDIFEGMLKIQSHSISNTTTFVQHGGIAALRGPQEPMAEMVKEFRARRDLLIDELNAMGIKCQMPGGAFYAFADVSEFGDGDRIAERLLMDAHVAVTAGSAFGESGRNFIRLSYATSLDRIKEGLARIEDALI
- a CDS encoding FAD synthase — encoded protein: MLHRQHLEGDLLVKVLATGTFDILHPGHVLYLSRARELGDELYVIVARSSMVRHKPKPVIPDEQRLKMVSALKVVDRAVLGSESDMFEPIREIRPDIIALGYDQTFDTESLERELRERSIDAKVVRISDSKTCALCSTGKIIKKVIERYEDAP
- a CDS encoding cytochrome b5 domain-containing protein; this encodes MEEFTLEEVAKYNGRNGQRAYVVYSGKVYDVTDSDFWDGGEHMGLHEAGTDLTEALDMEAPHENDSLDNFKVVGVIRK
- the msrA gene encoding peptide-methionine (S)-S-oxide reductase MsrA; the encoded protein is MASGEELLEEGNEVATFAAGCFWGVEATFRKVKGVKYTQVGYTGGDFVDPTYKDVCSGETGHAEAVEVIFDPKEVPYEKLLELFWAMHDPTTPNRQGPDIGSQYRSAVFYHNEEQRDAAFRCKKKLQESGQYRRDIVTEIVPAGAFYRAEEYHQQYFEKTGGSGGCHIR